Proteins from one Armatimonadota bacterium genomic window:
- the msrA gene encoding peptide-methionine (S)-S-oxide reductase MsrA: protein MKAQAFAVIGIALIVGFSWQPQRQHKANTVGVDPGNVRTTTEIVESAAKRGHRLALFAAGUFWGIEAEFRRTPGVVATAVGYTGGKTANPTYRQVCGGYTGHAEAVLIEYNPAKTSYAALLKKLWSLHDAAGPQHPAYQYRSAVFAFDPQQAEIATEVRDGLRKQGRRIDSLIVPASRFWMAEEYHQQYEEKVLGAACPVPDP from the coding sequence ATGAAAGCGCAAGCATTCGCAGTCATCGGAATCGCGTTGATCGTCGGGTTTTCGTGGCAGCCGCAGCGTCAGCACAAGGCTAACACGGTCGGTGTCGACCCGGGCAATGTACGGACGACGACCGAAATCGTAGAATCGGCGGCCAAGCGCGGACATCGGTTGGCGCTCTTCGCCGCTGGGTGATTCTGGGGCATCGAGGCGGAGTTCCGCCGAACCCCGGGCGTTGTGGCAACGGCCGTCGGCTATACGGGCGGCAAAACGGCGAACCCCACGTATCGACAGGTTTGCGGGGGGTACACCGGCCATGCCGAAGCCGTGCTAATCGAATACAACCCGGCCAAGACAAGTTATGCCGCACTGCTCAAGAAGCTCTGGTCCTTGCACGATGCCGCGGGTCCTCAGCATCCGGCCTACCAATATCGAAGCGCCGTGTTCGCCTTCGACCCGCAGCAGGCCGAGATCGCGACGGAAGTGCGGGACGGATTGCGCAAGCAGGGCCGGCGCATAGACAGTTTGATTGTGCCCGCATCGCGCTTTTGGATGGCCGAGGAGTACCACCAGCAGTACGAGGAGAAAGTCTTAGGCGCAGCCTGCCCCGTGCCCGATCCGTAA